The following coding sequences lie in one Oncorhynchus kisutch isolate 150728-3 linkage group LG17, Okis_V2, whole genome shotgun sequence genomic window:
- the LOC116354360 gene encoding heat shock protein beta-7-like, producing the protein MEAGQGRTWTAGKIKPMGDSYQFTVDVQDLSPEDVIITTSNNQIEVDAEKLVADGTVMNTFTHKCQLPEDVDPTSVTSTLGAEGTLTVKARRHPSKHELTQTFRTEIKI; encoded by the exons ATGGAGGCAGGACAGG GTCGGACGTGGACAGCAGGGAAGATCAAACCAATGGGAGACAGCTACCAGTTCACAGTGGACGTCCAAGACCTCTCTCCAGAGGATGTCATCATCACCACCTCCAACAACCAGATCGAAGTCGATGCAGAAAAG TTGGTGGCGGATGGTACAGTGATGAACACATTTACCCACAAGTGCCAGCTGCCTGAGGATGTGGACCCCACCTCTGTGACATCAACATTGGGCGCAGAGGGAACGCTTACAGTTAAGGCCCGCAGACACCCATCCAAGCATGAGCTCACACAGACCTTCCGCACTGAGATCAAGATCTAA
- the LOC109908064 gene encoding zinc finger and BTB domain-containing protein 17 isoform X1 — protein sequence MMDFPWHSGKVLEQLNHQRQLGLLCDCTFVVDGVDFKAHKAVLAACSAYFHTLFLDQKDVVHLDISNAAGLGQVLEFMYTAKLSLSSQNLEDVVAVATFLQMQEIVNACSAYQSLAVSTTSQSIQDLNDNKIEEGEQNIEKEPSETWSHDEEMLKTADDGGSKGVQEDPNETTPDDGQINSKTPDKPNPQTPGRGRPSKTSNYAAPRKATAEREEMEVESPTKDVPECQDDHSDADYTPKFPFKSEAGISNMSTRRRRTRRAPHRNHSQDNDSDEGNSTSKTVNEEKEVEEGEMEEDEEEGGGEEDEEEEEDEGEDGQGTESGEERKQLELGAVTDRTESRSYGSVTHKCEDCGKKFTHTGNFKRHIRIHTGEKPFSCRDCHKAFSDPAACKAHERTHSPLKPYCCSSCGKSYRQISLLNLHRKRHTGKARYSCKDCGKLFTTSGNLKRHILVHSGEKPYHCNYCDRAFSDPTAKMRHLETHDADKGHSCPHCDKRFNQTGNLKAHLKIHITDGPLKCKECGKQFTTSGNLKRHLRVHSGEKPYICMHCQRAFADPGALQRHERIHTGEKPCLCRICGKGFTQASSLIAHVRQHTGEKPYVCDRCGKRFVQSSQLANHIRHHDNIRPHKCHNCKKAFVNVGDLSKHIIIHTGEKPFLCDKCGRGFNRVDNLRSHVKTVHQGKAGMKRLVVAGGDSDDGGDGFHGGSASEMDENEINIVTVTTEDIVTLATEALAGSTVSQLTVVPVATSVSVDETEALKAEIAKAVEKVQEADPNTQILYACDSCGDKFLDASSLAQHVRIHTAQALVMFQADSDFYHQYTAAATTVGEDVTTTWQPTSEQVIQGGELVFHTREVEAEGDEVTQEEGGEVVAQADPQLEEEDEAVTEEGQGEEMECGMCSDVALKNKNKMQSSQVLTGV from the exons AT GATGGACTTTCCATGGCACAGTGGCAAGGTTTTGGAACAGCTCAACCACCAGCGCCAGCTGGGACTGCTGTGTGACTGTACCTTCGTGGTGGACGGGGTGGACTTCAAGGCCCACAAGGCCGTGCTCGCTGCCTGCAGCGCCTACTTCCACACCCTCTTTCTGGACCAGAAGGATGTGGTGCACCTGGACATCAGCAATGCAGCAG GTCTGGGCCAAGTCCTTGAGTTCATGTACACGGCCAAGCTGAGTCTGAGTTCTCAGAATTTAGAAGATGTGGTGGCAGTGGCCACGTTCCTTCAGATGCAGGAGATAGTCAATGCCTGCTCTGCTTACCAGTCGCTGGCTGTCTCCACAACATCCCAGTCAATACAAGACTTAAatgaca ACAAGATTGAGGAAGGAGAGCAGAACATAGAGAAGGAGCCATCAGAGACATGGTCACATGACGAGGAGATGCTAAAAACAGCAGATGACGGAGGGTCAAAGGGCGTTCAGGAGGACCCGAACGAGACCACCCCAGACGATGGACAGATCAACAGTAAGACCCCCGACAAACCCAACCCACAGACCCCGGGGAGAGGAAGACCCTCCAAAACCTCCAACTACGCCGCACCAAGAAAagccacagcagagagagaggagatggaggtggagagccCTACTAAAGATGTGCCTGAGTGTCAAGATGACCACTCGGATGCGGACTACACTCCCA AGTTTCCATTCAAGTCTGAAGCCGGTATATCTAACATGAGTACCAGGAGAAGAAGGACAAGGAGAGCTCCTCATCGCAACCACTCTCAGG ATAATGACTCCGATGAGGGGAACAGCACATCAAAGACGGTAAATGAAGAAAAAGAGGTTGAAGAGGGtgagatggaggaggatgaagaagagggaggtggtgaggaggatgaagaagaggaggaggatgagggagaagaTGGCCAGGGGacggagagtggagaggagaggaagcagcTAGAGTTGGGTGCCGTCACTGACCGCACCGAGTCACGGTCCTACGGCTCTGTGACGCACAAGTGTGAG GACTGTGGAAAGAAGTTCACCCACACGGGTAACTTCAAAAGACACATCcgcattcacacaggagagaaaccattcaGCTGCCGTGACTGCCACAAGGCCTTCTCAGATCCGGCTGCCTGCAAGGCTCACGAGAGAACACACAG cccCCTGAAACCCTACTGCTGCTCCTCGTGTGGGAAGAGCTACCGGCAGATCAGCCTGCTCAACCTGCACCGGAAAAGGCACACAGGCAAGGCCCGATACAGCTGCAAGGACTGTGGCAAGCTCTTCACCACGTCTGGCAACCTGAAGCGCCACATTCTGGTGCACAGCGGCGAGAAGCCGTATCACTGCAACTACTGCGACCGGGCCTTCTCCGACCCCACCGCTAAGATGCGCCACCTGGAGACCCACGACGCAGACAAGGGCCACAGCTGTCCACACTGCGATAAGCGGTTCAACCAG ACTGGGAATCTAAAGGCTCACCTGAAGATCCACATCACAGACGGCCCTCTGAAGTGCAAAGAGTGTGGCAAACAGTTCACCACTTCCG GGAACCTGAAGAGACACCTGCGTGTGCACAGTGGGGAGAAGCCCTATATCTGTATGCACTGCCAGAGAGCTTTCGCTGACCCAGGGGCACTGCAGAGACACGAGCGCATACACACAG GGGAGAAGCCGTGTCTGTGCCGGATCTGTGGGAAGGGGTTCACCCAGGCCAGTTCACTCATTGCTCATGTCCGCCAGCACACCGGAGAGAAGCCCTATGTCTGCGACCGCTGTGGCaaaag GTTTGTCCAGTCCAGTCAGCTGGCCAATCACATCCGTCACCATGATAACATCCGGCCACACAAGTGTCACAACTGCAAAAAGGCGTTTGTCAATGTCGGGGACCTCTCCAAGCATATCATCATTCACACAG GAGAGAAGCCCTTCCTGTGTGATAAGTGCGGTCGCGGGTTCAATCGTGTCGACAATCTACGCTCCCACGTCAAGACCGTCCACCAGGGTAAGGCTGGGATGAAGCGCCTGGTGGTTGCCGGGGGTGACAGTGATGACGGGGGTGACGGGTTCCATGGTGGGTCGGCCTCGGAGATGGACGAAAATGAGATCAACATAGTCACTGTCACCACCGAGGACATCGTCACCCTGGCGACGGAGGCCCTGGCTGGCAGCACTGTGTCCCAGCTGACAG TGGTGCCTGTGGCTACATCAGTGTCAGTAGATGAGACGGAGGCTCTGAAAGCTGAGATTGCGAAGGCTGTGGAGAAGGTGCAGGAAGCAG acCCCAACACTCAGATCCTGTATGCATGCGACTCTTGCGGTGACAAGTTCCTGGACGCCAGCTCACTGGCCCAACATGTGCGAATCCACACCGCCCAGGCCCTGGTCATGTTCCAAGCTGACTCTGACTTCTACCATCAGTACACCGCAGCTGCCACCACTGTGGGGGAAGATGTTACCACAACCTGGCAACCCACTTCCGAGCAGGTTATCCAGGGAGGGGAGCTCGTCTTCCACACCCGAGAGGTTGAGGCGGAAGGGGATGAGGTGACtcaagaggagggaggagaggtggtggcCCAAGCTGACCCCCAGctagaggaggaagatgaggctgTGACAGAAGAAGGacaaggagaagagatggagtgtGGAATGTGCAGTGATGTGGCACTCaagaataaaaataaaatgcaAAGCAGTCAAgttcttactggggtctga
- the LOC109908064 gene encoding zinc finger and BTB domain-containing protein 17 isoform X2: MDFPWHSGKVLEQLNHQRQLGLLCDCTFVVDGVDFKAHKAVLAACSAYFHTLFLDQKDVVHLDISNAAGLGQVLEFMYTAKLSLSSQNLEDVVAVATFLQMQEIVNACSAYQSLAVSTTSQSIQDLNDNKIEEGEQNIEKEPSETWSHDEEMLKTADDGGSKGVQEDPNETTPDDGQINSKTPDKPNPQTPGRGRPSKTSNYAAPRKATAEREEMEVESPTKDVPECQDDHSDADYTPKFPFKSEAGISNMSTRRRRTRRAPHRNHSQDNDSDEGNSTSKTVNEEKEVEEGEMEEDEEEGGGEEDEEEEEDEGEDGQGTESGEERKQLELGAVTDRTESRSYGSVTHKCEDCGKKFTHTGNFKRHIRIHTGEKPFSCRDCHKAFSDPAACKAHERTHSPLKPYCCSSCGKSYRQISLLNLHRKRHTGKARYSCKDCGKLFTTSGNLKRHILVHSGEKPYHCNYCDRAFSDPTAKMRHLETHDADKGHSCPHCDKRFNQTGNLKAHLKIHITDGPLKCKECGKQFTTSGNLKRHLRVHSGEKPYICMHCQRAFADPGALQRHERIHTGEKPCLCRICGKGFTQASSLIAHVRQHTGEKPYVCDRCGKRFVQSSQLANHIRHHDNIRPHKCHNCKKAFVNVGDLSKHIIIHTGEKPFLCDKCGRGFNRVDNLRSHVKTVHQGKAGMKRLVVAGGDSDDGGDGFHGGSASEMDENEINIVTVTTEDIVTLATEALAGSTVSQLTVVPVATSVSVDETEALKAEIAKAVEKVQEADPNTQILYACDSCGDKFLDASSLAQHVRIHTAQALVMFQADSDFYHQYTAAATTVGEDVTTTWQPTSEQVIQGGELVFHTREVEAEGDEVTQEEGGEVVAQADPQLEEEDEAVTEEGQGEEMECGMCSDVALKNKNKMQSSQVLTGV, translated from the exons ATGGACTTTCCATGGCACAGTGGCAAGGTTTTGGAACAGCTCAACCACCAGCGCCAGCTGGGACTGCTGTGTGACTGTACCTTCGTGGTGGACGGGGTGGACTTCAAGGCCCACAAGGCCGTGCTCGCTGCCTGCAGCGCCTACTTCCACACCCTCTTTCTGGACCAGAAGGATGTGGTGCACCTGGACATCAGCAATGCAGCAG GTCTGGGCCAAGTCCTTGAGTTCATGTACACGGCCAAGCTGAGTCTGAGTTCTCAGAATTTAGAAGATGTGGTGGCAGTGGCCACGTTCCTTCAGATGCAGGAGATAGTCAATGCCTGCTCTGCTTACCAGTCGCTGGCTGTCTCCACAACATCCCAGTCAATACAAGACTTAAatgaca ACAAGATTGAGGAAGGAGAGCAGAACATAGAGAAGGAGCCATCAGAGACATGGTCACATGACGAGGAGATGCTAAAAACAGCAGATGACGGAGGGTCAAAGGGCGTTCAGGAGGACCCGAACGAGACCACCCCAGACGATGGACAGATCAACAGTAAGACCCCCGACAAACCCAACCCACAGACCCCGGGGAGAGGAAGACCCTCCAAAACCTCCAACTACGCCGCACCAAGAAAagccacagcagagagagaggagatggaggtggagagccCTACTAAAGATGTGCCTGAGTGTCAAGATGACCACTCGGATGCGGACTACACTCCCA AGTTTCCATTCAAGTCTGAAGCCGGTATATCTAACATGAGTACCAGGAGAAGAAGGACAAGGAGAGCTCCTCATCGCAACCACTCTCAGG ATAATGACTCCGATGAGGGGAACAGCACATCAAAGACGGTAAATGAAGAAAAAGAGGTTGAAGAGGGtgagatggaggaggatgaagaagagggaggtggtgaggaggatgaagaagaggaggaggatgagggagaagaTGGCCAGGGGacggagagtggagaggagaggaagcagcTAGAGTTGGGTGCCGTCACTGACCGCACCGAGTCACGGTCCTACGGCTCTGTGACGCACAAGTGTGAG GACTGTGGAAAGAAGTTCACCCACACGGGTAACTTCAAAAGACACATCcgcattcacacaggagagaaaccattcaGCTGCCGTGACTGCCACAAGGCCTTCTCAGATCCGGCTGCCTGCAAGGCTCACGAGAGAACACACAG cccCCTGAAACCCTACTGCTGCTCCTCGTGTGGGAAGAGCTACCGGCAGATCAGCCTGCTCAACCTGCACCGGAAAAGGCACACAGGCAAGGCCCGATACAGCTGCAAGGACTGTGGCAAGCTCTTCACCACGTCTGGCAACCTGAAGCGCCACATTCTGGTGCACAGCGGCGAGAAGCCGTATCACTGCAACTACTGCGACCGGGCCTTCTCCGACCCCACCGCTAAGATGCGCCACCTGGAGACCCACGACGCAGACAAGGGCCACAGCTGTCCACACTGCGATAAGCGGTTCAACCAG ACTGGGAATCTAAAGGCTCACCTGAAGATCCACATCACAGACGGCCCTCTGAAGTGCAAAGAGTGTGGCAAACAGTTCACCACTTCCG GGAACCTGAAGAGACACCTGCGTGTGCACAGTGGGGAGAAGCCCTATATCTGTATGCACTGCCAGAGAGCTTTCGCTGACCCAGGGGCACTGCAGAGACACGAGCGCATACACACAG GGGAGAAGCCGTGTCTGTGCCGGATCTGTGGGAAGGGGTTCACCCAGGCCAGTTCACTCATTGCTCATGTCCGCCAGCACACCGGAGAGAAGCCCTATGTCTGCGACCGCTGTGGCaaaag GTTTGTCCAGTCCAGTCAGCTGGCCAATCACATCCGTCACCATGATAACATCCGGCCACACAAGTGTCACAACTGCAAAAAGGCGTTTGTCAATGTCGGGGACCTCTCCAAGCATATCATCATTCACACAG GAGAGAAGCCCTTCCTGTGTGATAAGTGCGGTCGCGGGTTCAATCGTGTCGACAATCTACGCTCCCACGTCAAGACCGTCCACCAGGGTAAGGCTGGGATGAAGCGCCTGGTGGTTGCCGGGGGTGACAGTGATGACGGGGGTGACGGGTTCCATGGTGGGTCGGCCTCGGAGATGGACGAAAATGAGATCAACATAGTCACTGTCACCACCGAGGACATCGTCACCCTGGCGACGGAGGCCCTGGCTGGCAGCACTGTGTCCCAGCTGACAG TGGTGCCTGTGGCTACATCAGTGTCAGTAGATGAGACGGAGGCTCTGAAAGCTGAGATTGCGAAGGCTGTGGAGAAGGTGCAGGAAGCAG acCCCAACACTCAGATCCTGTATGCATGCGACTCTTGCGGTGACAAGTTCCTGGACGCCAGCTCACTGGCCCAACATGTGCGAATCCACACCGCCCAGGCCCTGGTCATGTTCCAAGCTGACTCTGACTTCTACCATCAGTACACCGCAGCTGCCACCACTGTGGGGGAAGATGTTACCACAACCTGGCAACCCACTTCCGAGCAGGTTATCCAGGGAGGGGAGCTCGTCTTCCACACCCGAGAGGTTGAGGCGGAAGGGGATGAGGTGACtcaagaggagggaggagaggtggtggcCCAAGCTGACCCCCAGctagaggaggaagatgaggctgTGACAGAAGAAGGacaaggagaagagatggagtgtGGAATGTGCAGTGATGTGGCACTCaagaataaaaataaaatgcaAAGCAGTCAAgttcttactggggtctga